One genomic region from Ornithinimicrobium flavum encodes:
- the ltrA gene encoding group II intron reverse transcriptase/maturase produces the protein MSEDASVNTGAVIWPEHEWAQVTVRRMQTKLHCWAVGDPGRRFDDLYNLVCDPAFLVVAWQRVAGNKGSRTPGVDRATVAWIASRIGVEEFLSDVRAQLRARTFCPVEVRQVEIPKASGKVRRLGIPTVTDRVVQAALKLVLEPIFEADFAPCSYGFRPNRRAQDAIAEIHHFTTKSYHWVLEADIEACFDRIDHVALLDRVRTRIGDKRVTRLVKSFLKAGVMTTTGSREATHTGTPQGGILSPLLANIALSTLDDHFITAWEQQMGTEVQRQRRKRQGRPNYRLVRYADDFVVLVTGQREHAEQLRTEVAGVLAPMGLRLSPEKTRVVHIEDGFDFLGFNVRRMRRRGSNKWFVYTKPSRKAIASIKGRVKTMTYRATLHHDPGYLFEYLGRVLRGWANYFRHGVSKATFSAVDSYTWERITAWLRDKHKIGWPELRRRFCLPGPGGSRRRATVPGRSQRLRRPVPLPRLPDPDPVDTDSHHRLSNNHLVESPVR, from the coding sequence ATGTCCGAAGACGCGTCGGTGAACACCGGCGCCGTGATCTGGCCCGAGCATGAGTGGGCGCAGGTGACGGTACGGAGGATGCAGACCAAGCTGCATTGTTGGGCGGTCGGGGACCCCGGCCGCCGGTTCGACGATCTGTACAACCTGGTCTGTGACCCGGCGTTCCTGGTGGTGGCGTGGCAACGCGTCGCGGGGAACAAGGGGTCGCGGACGCCGGGGGTGGACCGGGCCACGGTGGCCTGGATCGCTTCCCGGATCGGGGTCGAGGAGTTCCTGAGCGACGTCCGCGCGCAGTTACGGGCGCGGACGTTCTGTCCGGTCGAGGTACGTCAGGTGGAGATTCCCAAGGCCAGCGGCAAGGTCCGCAGGCTGGGGATCCCGACCGTGACCGACCGGGTGGTGCAGGCGGCTCTGAAGCTGGTGCTGGAGCCGATCTTCGAGGCGGACTTCGCGCCGTGCTCGTACGGTTTCCGCCCGAACCGGCGCGCGCAGGACGCCATCGCCGAGATCCATCACTTCACCACCAAGTCGTACCACTGGGTGCTGGAGGCCGACATCGAGGCGTGCTTCGACAGGATCGATCACGTCGCGCTGTTGGACAGGGTCCGAACGCGGATCGGCGACAAGCGCGTGACCAGGCTGGTCAAGTCGTTCCTCAAGGCCGGGGTGATGACCACCACCGGCTCGCGGGAGGCGACGCACACCGGCACCCCGCAGGGCGGGATCTTGTCCCCGTTGCTGGCCAACATCGCCCTGTCCACGCTGGATGATCACTTCATCACCGCGTGGGAGCAACAGATGGGCACCGAGGTCCAGCGGCAGCGCCGCAAGCGACAAGGCAGGCCCAACTACCGTCTGGTCCGGTACGCCGACGACTTCGTCGTCCTGGTCACCGGGCAGCGGGAGCACGCCGAGCAGTTGCGGACGGAGGTGGCAGGCGTGCTGGCCCCGATGGGCCTGCGCCTGTCACCGGAGAAGACCCGTGTGGTCCACATCGAGGACGGGTTCGACTTCCTCGGCTTCAACGTCCGCAGGATGCGGAGGCGAGGGAGCAACAAGTGGTTCGTGTACACCAAGCCCTCGAGAAAGGCGATCGCCTCGATCAAGGGCCGGGTGAAGACCATGACGTACAGAGCGACCCTGCACCACGATCCCGGGTACTTGTTCGAGTACCTGGGCCGGGTGCTGCGAGGGTGGGCCAACTACTTCCGGCACGGCGTGTCCAAAGCGACTTTCTCCGCGGTCGACTCCTACACGTGGGAGCGGATCACGGCCTGGTTGCGGGACAAGCACAAGATCGGATGGCCAGAGCTGCGGCGCAGGTTCTGCCTGCCCGGACCTGGCGGCTCGCGTCGACGGGCAACGGTTCCGGGGCGCAGCCAGCGTCTCCGTCGTCCGGTACCGCTACCGCGGCTACCGGATCCCGACCCCGTGGACACCGACAGCCACCACCGGCTGAGCAACAACCACCTCGTGGAGAGCCCGGTGCGGTGA